From Mesomycoplasma dispar, a single genomic window includes:
- a CDS encoding tRNA ligase subunit PheS family protein, translated as MNDSRNLISSLTKRITDFLAIYGFKYIKSDELTTFEQNFVKLNIDASHPAFEPSQSLVFDDKKLLATHKTGISIEIISKYPNQELAFFSYGKVFRNDEEDATHSHQFNQLDLVATGNYSVAHLKSLISNLLEYVFEEKLETRFRPSYFPFTQPSFEVDIFYQNRWIEILGCGLLHPKVMKTAGFSSKKIYGIAAGIGIERLAMVKYEIADIREFYKNDLRFLKQFR; from the coding sequence ATGAACGATTCCCGTAATTTAATTTCAAGTTTAACAAAAAGAATTACTGATTTTCTAGCAATTTACGGATTTAAATACATTAAGTCCGATGAATTAACAACTTTTGAACAGAATTTTGTAAAACTTAACATCGATGCAAGCCATCCTGCTTTCGAACCAAGTCAAAGTCTCGTTTTTGATGATAAAAAGTTGCTAGCAACACATAAAACTGGAATTTCAATTGAAATTATCAGCAAATATCCTAACCAAGAACTAGCATTTTTTTCTTATGGGAAAGTTTTCCGTAACGACGAAGAAGATGCAACTCACTCGCACCAATTTAATCAATTAGATTTAGTTGCAACTGGAAATTATAGCGTTGCCCATCTTAAAAGTTTAATAAGCAATTTGCTTGAATATGTTTTTGAAGAAAAACTAGAAACTCGCTTTCGTCCTTCATATTTTCCGTTTACTCAACCATCTTTTGAGGTTGATATTTTTTATCAAAACCGGTGAATTGAAATTTTAGGTTGCGGACTTTTGCATCCAAAAGTGATGAAAACTGCTGGTTTTAGTTCAAAAAAAATTTACGGAATTGCTGCTGGAATCGGAATTGAGCGACTTGCAATGGTTAAATACGAAATTGCTGACATTCGGGAATTTTATAAAAATGATTTACGCTTTTTAAAGCAATTTAGGTAG